In Micromonospora cremea, the genomic window GGCTGACCCGGCGGGGCGCTCTGACCAGTGAGGACGCTCCGGTGGTGGTGCCGGCGATGAGCCGACGGCGGGCCTGACCCCTACCGATGGCGTGGCGGCAGCCGGACCGATTGTCGACCGTGAGGTGACAGCCGATCCCGCTGCCGCCAACCGCCTCCCCAGGCGGAACGGGCGGACCGGGCCGGTCAGGGCGTGTTGTTGGCCAGCGCGATCAGCCGCGACCGGTCGCCGTTCCAGTAGTTGCGGTCCACGCCGCCGCTGATCCCCGGGACCGAGCCGGTGCTGGTGTACTGCCAGAAGCTCCACACCGGCGCACCGGCCGGCAGAGCGCCCGGCGTGCTCGCCCAGCGGGCCAGCCAGAGCGGGTGGTTCGCCCACGGGCCGGTCCAGCTGCCGGTGCACTGGTTCCAGAAGCTCGTCGTGGTGTAGATGACCGCGTAGCGGCCGGTGCGGGAGCGGTAGGTGTTCAGGAAGTCCTGGACCCAGTTGCGCATCCCGGTGGTGCTGAGGCCGTAGCAGTAGCCGCCGGCGTACGGGTTGGCCTCCAGGTCCAGCGCGGCGGGAAGGGTCCGGCTGTCCGCCGACCAGGCGCCGCCGTTGGAGGCCAGGTAGTTGGCCTGGGTCGAGCCGGCGGAGATGTTCGGTCGGGCGAAGTGGTACGCCCCGCGGATCACCCCGGCGTTGTACGCGTTGACGTAGTTCGCGTTGAAGTTCGGGTCCTTGTAGCTGGTGCCCTCGGTGGCCTTGATGAAGGCGAACTGGATGCCGGCGTTGCGCACGCTGGTCCAGTTGATGGTGCCCTGGTAGCGGGACACGTCGACGCCGGGCGTGGTGGCGGCGGCCGCCGGTCCGGCGGTCGCGACCAGGGTCGCCGCCACGGTGGCGAGGAGGGTGACGCCGGCCGCGAGCACGCGGCGCAGCGGTGATCTGGTACGGGCCATGGCTGCCTCCAAGGACGTCGGTCTATTGACGCCCATCTTTGGAGGTAACTGCCCTAGATCACAAGAGATGTTGAAGAAACTTTCATCGACGGGTGTCGGTGGGCGCTGAACGTTGCGGTGGGATGGCTCAGCGTAGGGCGGCGGGGTCGAGCTGCCAGCGAAACGGCTCCACCGTGGTCGTTGCCTCGCCGGGCCTTGCCACCTGGTCCTCGACGTTGTCCGCGCTCATCGGCGGTCACCTCCCGCTCCGCTCGCCACCACAGCAGTCTCACCCGGTACGGGGCGGTGGCCCGGACCGACACCGAACGCCGCCGGTAGGCTCGCGCCCCATGATGTCGATCGACGGGCTGGGCGACCTGTGGGACACGCTGTTCGGCGCGCAGCCGGACCCGCCCCCGCTGCTGGTGCTGATCACCGCGGCCGTCGCGCTGGTGGTGGTCAGCACCCGACTGCCGTGGCGGATCGCCCGCAACGCCATCACCATCGCCCACGAGGGCGGGCATGCGCTGATCGCCCTGCTCACCGGCCGCAAGCTGCGAGGCATCCGGTTGCACTCGGACACCTCCGGGCTGACGCTCTCCGCCGGCCGGCCCACGGGGCCGGGCATGATCCTCACCCTGCTCGCCGGATACGTCGCCCCACCGCTGGTCGGGTTGGCCGGGGCCTGGCTGCTCGGCGGTAACCGGATCACCCTGCTGCTCTGGGTCGCGGTTGCGCTGCTGCTCGCCATGCTGGTCATGATCCGCAACGTCTTCGGCGTGGTGTCGCTGCTGGTCACCGGCGCCCTGGTGCTCGTCGTCTCGTGGTACGCCACCCCGCAGGTGCAGGCCGCGTTCGCGTACACCGGGGTGTGGTTCCTGCTGCTCGGCGGGGTGCGGCCGGTGGTGGAGCTGCAACGGCTGCGCTCGCGCGGCCGGATGCCCGCCTCCGACGCCGACCAGCTCGCCGGGCTCACCCCGTTTCCGGCGTTCTTCTGGGTGCTCTTCTACGCCCTGGTCAACCTGGCCGTCCTCCTCGCCGGCGCGCTGCTGCTCACCGGCCCGATCCTCACCGACGCCGGCCTGACCAGCTGACCGCCCCGCCCCCGAACAGCCGCGCCCGGTTGAGGAGGGCCTGCCCCTGGCGTCGATCATGGAGTCGTGGTGGGTGACGAAAGCCGCGATCCGCAGCCAAGCGGGCACCACAACTCCATGATCAACGGGGACAGGTTGGCGGAAGGGCAGAATGAGGCCATGCGATACGTGATCATCGGGGCCGGCGCGGTCGGCGGGACGATCGGGGTACGGCTGGCCGAGGCCGGCCGGGACGTGACCCTGGTGGCCCGGGGCGCGCACCTGGACGCGATCCGCGAGCGGGGCCTGACCCTGCGCCAGCCCGGGGGCGAGATCACCGCCCGGCTCGCCGCCCTCGACGGCCCCGGTGACCGCCCGCTGCCGGCCGACACGGTGCTGATCCTCACCGTGAAGTCGCAGGACACCGCGGGCGCGCTGGCCGCCTGGGCGGACGCGCCGGTGGCCGGGGGTGGCACGGCGGGTGAGCGGCTGCCGCTGGTCACCGCGCAGAACGGGGTGGCCAACGAGCGGGCCGCGCTGCGGCTCTTCGCCGACGTGCATCCGGTCTGCGTCTGGCTGCCGGCCACCCACCTGGACCCGGGGGTGGTGGTGGCCAACGGCTACCCGCACCCGGGAATGCTGCACGTCGGGCGCTACCCGACCGGCGCTGACGACACCGACCGGGCGATCGCGGCCGACCTGACCGCCGCCGGGTTCGTCGCCCCGGTCCGGGAGGACGTGATGCGCTGGAAGTACGGCAAGCTGCTCGCCAACCTCGGCAACGGCCTCCAGGCGCTGCTCGGTCGGGACATCCCGGAGGCGCTGGCCGAGCGGGTACGCGCCGAGGGCGTCGCCGCGCTCGCCGCCGCGCACATTGCGCACACCTCGCCGGACGAGGAGCGAGTTGAACGCGGCGACCGGGTTCAGCAGCACCCGGTCGCCGGTGCGGGCCGCTCCGGCGGTTCCACCTGGCAGAGCCTGGCCCGGGGCGCGGGCTCGACGGAGGTCGACCACCTCAACGGTGAGATCGCGTTGCTCGGCCGGCTGCACGGCGTACCGACGCCGGCCAACGTGGCAGTGCAGCGCGCGGTGCGCCGGGCGGTCCGGGAGCGGCTCGGAGCCGGCGCGTTCCCGCTCGCCGAGCTGGAGAAGATGGTCGCCTGACCGGGGCAACCGACCACCCTGCCCGGCGCGTGTTCCCTGCGACCGACACGGGGAGGTAGCGGGTGCCGGACGTCGACGGGTTCGACGAGTTCTACCGGGGGAGCCGACAACGGCTGCTCGGTTTCGTCTACGTGCTCACCGGCGACCGGGGCGAGGCGCAGGACGCCGTGCAGGAGGCGTACATCCGGGCGTGGCAGCGCTGGTCGACGGTCAGCCGGTACGACGACCCGGAGGCGTGGGTGCGAGTCGTGGCCAGCCGGATCGCGGTCAGCCGGTGGCGCAGCCTGCGCAGCCGCGCCCGGGCGTACCTGCGGCACGGGGCCACCACTGAGGCCGTTCCCGGCCCGGGCACCGACACCGTCGAGGTGGTCGCCGCGCTGCGCCGACTGCCCGAGGAGCAACGCACCGCCATCGCCCTGTACTACCTGGTCGGCATGCCGGTCGCCGAGGTGGCGCGGGAGACCGACGCCCCGGTCGGCACGGTCAAGGCCCGACTCTCCCGAGGGCGCGCCGCGCTCGCCGGTCTGCTCGCCGTCTCTGATCTGGAGGAGGCCACCGATGCGTGACGACCTGGCATTCGTCGAACGGGTCCACCGGGATCTGGGGGATGTGCGGTGGCCAGAGCCGCAGGAGATCCGGGCTCGCGCCCGGCGGCGCAGCCGGCGTACCGCCGTGGCGGCGACGGTCGTGCTGACGCTGGCGGGCGTGTCCGCCTTCGTCGTGGCCGGAGGCGGGAGAGAGTCGCCACCGCCGCACGTGGTGGCCTCGGCCTCCCCGCACGCACCCGTTCGTGGCGAGATCACCGCCGACTCCCTGGTGCAGCCGGCCGATCTGGGTCAGCCAGCGCAGGTGCAGCTCAGCCAGTCAGGGCTGGGGGAGCCGGTCCTCGTCGAGGACCTGCTGGGCTACTGCCGGCAGAGCCGGGGGATGACACCGGTCTGGCAGACGTCCCGCTGGTCACGATCGCAGACCCTGCTGCGGGAAGGCCCGCGACCCTATGGTGCCGCCCCCACCCCCGCCGACGTGCTGCTCAGCCAGGACCTGTACCGGGTGACGCCGGATGCGGCGGAGTCGTTCTTCGCCGACCTCGACCGGCGGGTGGCACCCTGCGCCGAATGGCGCAACGTCGGGCCCTATGAGGTGGCCGGAAGCACGGGTACCGGCGAGGTGGTGCACCGGTGGGCGGTGGTGCAGCGAGGCTTCGCGGGCGACGGAGCAGCCCTGCTGCGCCACACCGTCGCGCAACCCCGCGATCAGAAGACCGGCAAGGCCATCGGGTTCGGACCCCGGTCGACCAGCATCGCGGTGGTGCGGGTGGGCGACCTGATCGCGGTGCTCACCCTCGGCGAGGAGAGCGGCGAGCCGGAGCTGAGCCGCCTCGCCGAGAGGGCCGCCCGCCGCATGTGTCTCGCCGCGAATCCGCCGTGCTGACGGGAGCCGGTTCCTGATCCGCGCAACTTCAGGGATGTAGGCGCCTCCGGGCGTCCCGAGGCCACACTTTCCCTGAAGTTGCGCAGACCGAGAGCGCGCTCAGAGCGGGATGTTGCCGTGCTTCTTCGGCGGGAGGGTTTCGCGCTTGGTGCGCAGCACGCGTAGCGCCCGGACGATCTGGGTCCGGGTCTCGTGCGGCGGGATGACCGAGTCGATGTACCCGCGCTCGGCCGCCACGTACGGGTTGGCCAGGGTGTCCTCGTACTCGGCGATCTTCTCGGCACGGACCGCCGCCGGGTCCTCGGCGCCGGCCAGCTCGGAGCGGTAGAGGATGTTCACCGCGCCCTGCGCGCCCATCACCGCGATCTGCGCGGTCGGCCAGGCGAAGTTCAGGTCCGCGCCGAGATGCTTGGAGCCCATCACGTCGTACGCCCCGCCGTACGCCTTGCGGGTGATCACGGTGACCTTGGGAACGGTCGCCTCGGCGTACGCGTAGATGAGCTTGGCGCCGCGGCGGATGATGCCGTCCCACTCCTGACCGGTGCCGGGCAGGAAGCCGGGCACGTCCACGAAGGTCAGCACCGGGATGTTGAACGCGTCGCAGGTACGGACGAACCGGGCGGCCTTCTCCGAGGCGGCGATGTCCAGGGTGCCGGCGAAGTGCATCGGCTGGTTGGCCACCACGCCGACCGGGCGCCCCTCGACGCGGCCGTAGCCGACCACGATGTTCTGCGCGTAGAGCGGCTGGACCTCCAGGAACTCCCCGTCGTCGAGGACGTGCTCAATCACCCGGTGGATGTCGTACGGCTGGTTGGCCGAGTCCGGGATCAGCGTGTCCAGCTCCCGGTCCTCGTCGCTGATCTCCAGGTCGGCGGGAGCCTCGAAGACCACCGGCTCGTCGAGGTTGTTCGACGGCAGGTACGACAGCAGCGCCTTGACGTAGTCGACCGCGTCCTCCTCGTCGTTGGCGAGGTAGTGCGCGTTGCCGCTGCGCGAGTTGTGCGTACGGGCCCCGCCCAGCTCCTCCATGCCGACGTCCTCGCCGGTCACCGTCTTGATCACGTCCGGGCCGGTGATGAACATGTGCGAGGTCTGGTCGACCATCACGGTGAAGTCGGTGACCGCCGGCGAGTAGACCGCGCCGCCGGCGCAGGGACCCATCACCAGCGAGATCTGCGGGATGACGCCGGAGGCCCGGACGTTGCGGAAGAAGATCTCGCCGTAGAGGCCGAGCGAGACCACGCCCTCCTGGATGCGCGCCCCGCCGGAGTCGTTGATGCCGACCACCGGACAGCCGATCTTCATGGCCAGGTCCATCACCTTGACGATCTTCTCGCCGAAGACCTCGCCGAGGGAGCCACCGAAGACCGTGAAGTCCTGGGCGAAGACGCAGATCTGCCGGCCGTCCACCGTGCCGTAGCCGGTGACCACGCCGTCGCCGTACGGGCGGTTCTTCTCCAGCCCGAAGGCTGTGGACCGGTGCCGGGCCAGCTCGTCGAGCTCGACGAAGGAGCCCTCGTCGAGCAGCATCTCGATCCGCTCGCGGGCGGTCTTCTTGCCCCGCGCGTGCTGCTTCTCGACCGCGCGCGCCGACCCGGCGTGCACCGCCTCGTCGACCCGGCGCTCCAGGTCCGCCAGCTTGCCCGCGGTGCTGTGGATGTTGGTCCCGGTCTCGGTAGTCACCCAGGGAATATAACGATGGTTCAGGGCGACGCCGCTGTGCAGTACGCCTCAGTGCCGATGCGGCCACCGCCGTAGGCTGGCGGGATGCCGGGCTCCCCGTACACCGATCTGGACCGCCCGCCGCTGTCGATGACCCGGCTGCGGCGCGCGTTGGTCGCGCCGCACGGCCCGTGGGCCCGACTGGAGTTGCGCACCGAGACCGGCTCCACCAACGCCGACGTGGCCGAGGCCGCCCGGGCCGGCGAGCCGGAGGGTCTGGTCGTGGTCGCCGAGCGGCAGACCGCCGGGCGGGGCCGGCGTGGCCGGGTCTGGCAGTCGCCGCCGCGGGCCGGGATCACCACCAGCGTGCTGCTGCGGCCCGGCGAGGCCGTGCCGGACCGCGGCTGGCCGGCGGCGCCACCGACCGGGTACGGCTGGCTGCCGCTGTTGGCCGGCGTCGCGCTGGTCGAGGCGGTGGCCCGGCTGGCGGAGCTGGAGGCCACCCTGAAGTGGCCCAACGACCTGCTGATCGGCGACGCGAAGTGCGCGGGCGTGCTGGCCGAGGCGGTGCCCGGGCGCTCACCGGACCAGCCGCCGGCGATCGTGCTCGGTATCGGGCTCAACGTGACGCTGCGCGCCGACGAGCTGCCGGTGAATCCGACCGGGCTGCCGGCGACCTCGCTGCAACTGGCCGGCGCGGCGGCCACCGACCGGGACCCGCTGCTGCGGGCGTTGCTGCGCGCGCTCGCCGACTGGTACGACCGCTGGCGCGCGGCCGGCGGGGACGCCGTGGCCAGCGGCCTGCGCGACGCCTACCTGGCGGCCTGTGCCACGGTCGGCCGCGAGGTGCGGGTCCTGCTTCCCGGCGGTGACGACCTGACCGGCACCGCCACCGGTGTGGATTCCGACGGTCAACTCCTGGTCACCACCCCCACCGGCGACCGTGTCCTGGCCGCGGGTGACGTCCTCCACCTTCGGTGAAAGGAAGGGCACCTTCTTAACGCCTCCGGTGGAGGAAGGGTCCCCCGTCAACAAACGCACCCCGTGCGGATGACCCGTCCGGGCGGTTGGACCGGTTACCGTCTGCGCGTCGGAAAAATGGCAATGGAGGTTCCCGTGGCGTTCCCCGAAGACGTGCTCACCGAGGACGAGCACGTCGTGCTGCACCTGCACCCGCACTGGAAGGCGTTGATCCGGCCGATCGCGGTGCTGGTGCTGGCCATCGCCGCGGTGGTGGCGGGCGTGCTCCTGCTGCCGGCGGGTGGTGGTGGTTCGATCGCGCTGGCCGTGATCGGGGTGGTCGCCCTGGTCGCCGTGCTCTGGCTCGGGCTGTGGCCGTTCCTGGTCTGGCGCACCACGCACTACCTGTTCACCAATGAGCGGGTGCTGCTCCAGCAGGGTGTCTTCTCCCGGGACCGGCGGGATCTTCCGCTCACCCGGATCAACGACCACTCCATGAACCAGCGCTTCATCGAGCGGCTGCTCGGCTGCGGCACGCTCACCATCGAGTCCGCCGGCGAGCGCGGCCAGTCGGTGCTCGCTGACGTCCCGGGCGTCGGCCAGGTGCAGACCACCCTGTACGAGCTGGTCGAGGCGCAACACGACAAGCACTCGCTGGGCGACGGGGAGATGCGTGACATCCTCGCCGACATGCGCGAGGGCAAGCCGCTGCGCGACACCACGAGCTGAACCCGACTCCCACGACCGCCCCGGCCACCGCGCCGGGGCGGGTCAGGCGGGCGGTTCGGTCCCGGACGGGTCCGTGTCGGACGGTTCGGTCTCGGGCAGGGGTTCGGCCGGGCGCAGGGCGAACCAGCCGCGGAAGCGGGTCCGCAGCACCTCCTGTTCGGGCCGGTCGTCCGGGCCGAGGCGGAACATGGTGCCGGTGAGGCTGGCGGTGCCGAGGCCCGGGCGGGCGGTGGACGGCCGCGCGCCCATCACGTCGACCCGGACGGAGAGCCGGTCCCCGGCGCGCACGGGTGCGAGCCAGCGCAGCTCCTCCAGGCCGGGGGAGGCGTCCGCCGCCGCGCGGGACAGCAGGTGGTCGACGTAGGCCCGCATGAACAGGCTGACCGTGTAGAAACCGCTGGCGATGAGCCCACCGTGCCGGCTCGCTCCGGCCAGCTCCGGGTCGACGTGGTACCACTGCGGGTCGAAGCGGCGGGCGAAGGCGACCATTTCGTCGCCATCGACCGTGACCACGCCGAGGTCGACGGTGAGCCCCGGGACGAGGTCCTCGAAGAACAGCTCGGCGTGTGCCCCGGTGCCGGAACGGGCGACGGGTGGTGTCACCGGCGGGGCGCGCGGCGGGTGCCGGCGTGCAGCTCCGCGGCGAGTTCCGCGTCCAGGTCGGCGGAGAAACCAGCGCTCAGCGGCGTCGGCCTGCCCTGGGTGGGAGCGCCGATCGGGCCGGGTGCGGTCGCCGGACGGTCGCCGGACTGCGACTCCTCCAGCTCGGACACGG contains:
- a CDS encoding M50 family metallopeptidase, with the translated sequence MMSIDGLGDLWDTLFGAQPDPPPLLVLITAAVALVVVSTRLPWRIARNAITIAHEGGHALIALLTGRKLRGIRLHSDTSGLTLSAGRPTGPGMILTLLAGYVAPPLVGLAGAWLLGGNRITLLLWVAVALLLAMLVMIRNVFGVVSLLVTGALVLVVSWYATPQVQAAFAYTGVWFLLLGGVRPVVELQRLRSRGRMPASDADQLAGLTPFPAFFWVLFYALVNLAVLLAGALLLTGPILTDAGLTS
- a CDS encoding PH domain-containing protein; its protein translation is MAFPEDVLTEDEHVVLHLHPHWKALIRPIAVLVLAIAAVVAGVLLLPAGGGGSIALAVIGVVALVAVLWLGLWPFLVWRTTHYLFTNERVLLQQGVFSRDRRDLPLTRINDHSMNQRFIERLLGCGTLTIESAGERGQSVLADVPGVGQVQTTLYELVEAQHDKHSLGDGEMRDILADMREGKPLRDTTS
- a CDS encoding GH25 family lysozyme, with the protein product MARTRSPLRRVLAAGVTLLATVAATLVATAGPAAAATTPGVDVSRYQGTINWTSVRNAGIQFAFIKATEGTSYKDPNFNANYVNAYNAGVIRGAYHFARPNISAGSTQANYLASNGGAWSADSRTLPAALDLEANPYAGGYCYGLSTTGMRNWVQDFLNTYRSRTGRYAVIYTTTSFWNQCTGSWTGPWANHPLWLARWASTPGALPAGAPVWSFWQYTSTGSVPGISGGVDRNYWNGDRSRLIALANNTP
- a CDS encoding biotin--[acetyl-CoA-carboxylase] ligase, with amino-acid sequence MPGSPYTDLDRPPLSMTRLRRALVAPHGPWARLELRTETGSTNADVAEAARAGEPEGLVVVAERQTAGRGRRGRVWQSPPRAGITTSVLLRPGEAVPDRGWPAAPPTGYGWLPLLAGVALVEAVARLAELEATLKWPNDLLIGDAKCAGVLAEAVPGRSPDQPPAIVLGIGLNVTLRADELPVNPTGLPATSLQLAGAAATDRDPLLRALLRALADWYDRWRAAGGDAVASGLRDAYLAACATVGREVRVLLPGGDDLTGTATGVDSDGQLLVTTPTGDRVLAAGDVLHLR
- a CDS encoding acyl-CoA carboxylase subunit beta; this encodes MTTETGTNIHSTAGKLADLERRVDEAVHAGSARAVEKQHARGKKTARERIEMLLDEGSFVELDELARHRSTAFGLEKNRPYGDGVVTGYGTVDGRQICVFAQDFTVFGGSLGEVFGEKIVKVMDLAMKIGCPVVGINDSGGARIQEGVVSLGLYGEIFFRNVRASGVIPQISLVMGPCAGGAVYSPAVTDFTVMVDQTSHMFITGPDVIKTVTGEDVGMEELGGARTHNSRSGNAHYLANDEEDAVDYVKALLSYLPSNNLDEPVVFEAPADLEISDEDRELDTLIPDSANQPYDIHRVIEHVLDDGEFLEVQPLYAQNIVVGYGRVEGRPVGVVANQPMHFAGTLDIAASEKAARFVRTCDAFNIPVLTFVDVPGFLPGTGQEWDGIIRRGAKLIYAYAEATVPKVTVITRKAYGGAYDVMGSKHLGADLNFAWPTAQIAVMGAQGAVNILYRSELAGAEDPAAVRAEKIAEYEDTLANPYVAAERGYIDSVIPPHETRTQIVRALRVLRTKRETLPPKKHGNIPL
- a CDS encoding ketopantoate reductase family protein, whose protein sequence is MRYVIIGAGAVGGTIGVRLAEAGRDVTLVARGAHLDAIRERGLTLRQPGGEITARLAALDGPGDRPLPADTVLILTVKSQDTAGALAAWADAPVAGGGTAGERLPLVTAQNGVANERAALRLFADVHPVCVWLPATHLDPGVVVANGYPHPGMLHVGRYPTGADDTDRAIAADLTAAGFVAPVREDVMRWKYGKLLANLGNGLQALLGRDIPEALAERVRAEGVAALAAAHIAHTSPDEERVERGDRVQQHPVAGAGRSGGSTWQSLARGAGSTEVDHLNGEIALLGRLHGVPTPANVAVQRAVRRAVRERLGAGAFPLAELEKMVA
- a CDS encoding MaoC/PaaZ C-terminal domain-containing protein, which produces MTPPVARSGTGAHAELFFEDLVPGLTVDLGVVTVDGDEMVAFARRFDPQWYHVDPELAGASRHGGLIASGFYTVSLFMRAYVDHLLSRAAADASPGLEELRWLAPVRAGDRLSVRVDVMGARPSTARPGLGTASLTGTMFRLGPDDRPEQEVLRTRFRGWFALRPAEPLPETEPSDTDPSGTEPPA
- a CDS encoding SigE family RNA polymerase sigma factor, with the translated sequence MPDVDGFDEFYRGSRQRLLGFVYVLTGDRGEAQDAVQEAYIRAWQRWSTVSRYDDPEAWVRVVASRIAVSRWRSLRSRARAYLRHGATTEAVPGPGTDTVEVVAALRRLPEEQRTAIALYYLVGMPVAEVARETDAPVGTVKARLSRGRAALAGLLAVSDLEEATDA